AACACCGCCGTACCTATAACAAAAAATAAAATAATCCAACCAATAGATTTAACTGAACCCGATATTCCTGCTGCTGGTGTTCCAACGCCACTTTTCCCTTCAATATTACTATTATTAGCTGAAGTTACACCAATTACACTTGGAACAACTGCAGCAAACATAGCAATCCCACGTTCAGCTGCTTCACGATTATTGGTATGAGAGCCAACTTCAAGCAACATAGATTTAGGATGTAAATCTTGATTGTAGTCTCCACCTTTAGCAAAAAAGATTCCTTTAACTAATCCAGGATATTGTTCATCAGAGGCTGCCTTCATTTGAAGTGCATATTCTTCAATTTGCTTCCCTGTTGGTCCATATTTTCCTACAACCAATTGTATTTTTGTTATATCCTCGCCATTGATATTCGCCTGATATGCTTCCGGTGGTGTAGCATCACGATGAATGTCAAAAATCGCTGCCGGACTTTGCTTTAATAATTGAACGACTGTGCGCCTGGATCTTTCATATGCCATATCATCATGCGGTACATGATTTGTATCCACATGTATAGGCTCTAATCCTTCCTTAGCTAAAGCATCTGAAAATACATTTCCTACCTTGATAATCCCTCCATTCCCACTATCTGAACTTTCTGTCCCATCACTAGGAACATAAGCTTCATCATTATGCGTATGGTAAATCGCAATTTTTTTATTATCTTGCGCATAAACACGCTGCAATTCTAGTAAATCAGCAAAATTTGAAACAAAAAAATGACTTAATTGTGCAACATCTTTCTTTTCCAATAATTTCACATATGCAATTTGCCCTTGAATAGATGTAATTTGATATCTATTATTATCTTCGGTAATAAATTCATCACCAATACGAACTTTCCATCCAGTTGTATAAACGATTTTCCCACTATCGTCCACCATGTTATAATACATATTTTCCGCTTTTACATCTACTGTAACTAAAAGAAGCAAAACCGTTAAAAGCATAATATTTTTATATTTAATCATTTTCATTATTCCTTCTCCCTTGCTCTTTTAACTTTGAAGAAGTTTTTCGTTTTTGGTCAATAGATACAACGTCAGCCTTTTCTTTTTGCTCTAATTCAGTTAGTTCATCACTAAACTCATACATCGGTTGGATTTTATGAATCCGGTTATTAGCCCTGTGTCCACCTTGTAATTTTTCTCTTGTTTCTCCCACTAGCTCAGCAGTCATTACAGCAATTAAACCTGCAATAATTGTGACATCAAAAGCTCCTGCTCCACCTAATGCGCTTGTACCAACAATATTATTTCTTAATAACGTAATTAAGTGTACAACATCACTTAAAATCACACCTAAAACCCCACCAATAAAAGCACTTCGTCTCGATCTTCCGATTAAATACGCAATTAAACCAGCACCAACTCCATAAATAATTTTAGGGTCCATAAACATGGTTTCTGGTTCAAACGGAAAATATTTAGATCCTAAAAAAATAAATAAAGCAACCATAATTGATGCACCAATTGCACGAATCTTTTCAATCCCACGATCAGAAGTAAAAATTAACCATACCGACAATAAAAATGGCAATACTGCCCCACCTACATTTACAGAAACTTGAATTCTCCCTCCTTGAAAAAGTGGAAATTCTAAAAAACTCCCCATGATCATCAGAATGATAAAAATAACCGCTTGTCGATCATTTAATCGCATTCTATCTAAAAGCCGTTGCGCAACACCAAAATAAATTAAAACTCCAATAACTAGTAAAGCAATCATACCTATTGGAAAATTCATATTCTTATCACCTCTTAATTTAAGAATGGATTAAGAATATATTGCCCATTTTCGTCCACAAAATTCAAAAACATGACTTAGAAAGCCATGTTTTTGAATTAAATAATAATTTTTTATTAATCAGAAAAATTCTTGAAAAGATGTCCAAATTTATCTCCTAATGTATCATTTACAGCCTCTTGATGTTGAATATATTTTTTAAACTCTTCCCGCTCAGCATCTTGTTTCACTTGTAATAAACTTAATCCTATCCGCTTATTTTTTCTATCAATTTGGATTACTTTTACCTTCAAATCATCTCCAATATTAACGACTTCTTCTGCTTTATGTATACGTTTCTCAGTCAATTCATTTAAACGAACTAAACCTTCCAAAGCTCCATTAAATTTGACAAAAGCTCCAAAATCCATTAATTTAGTAACCTTTCCTTGAACAATCATACCTTCTTTAATTAAATCAACTTTATCAAGCCAAGGATCTCTAACTATATCTTTTAAACTTAAAGATATCCTTTTTGCTTCTTTGTCTATTTTTGTAACCATTACTTTTACGATATCACCAATACTCATAATTTCCGCTGGATCTTTTACCCGATGCCAAGCCATATCCGAAATATGAAGCAATCCATCAAATCCACCAATATCAATAAAAGCACCATATTTTACAAAGCGTTTTACAGAACCCTCAAGAATCTGATTTATAGCTAAAGAATCGAAAAGCTCATTTTCCTTTTTTGCTTTCTCAATTTCTAATAAAGAACGTCTAGATAAAATAACTTTTTGTTTATCTTTATCAACTTCAATTATAATAAAGCTGTATGCATTTCCTACATATTGAGTCAAATCTTCAATATAATGCAAATCAATTTGCGATGCTGGGACAAATCCTCTAAGCCCAAAAACAGATAAAACTAATCCCGCTTTCACTGCTTCTAAAACTTTCAACTCTAACACGGTTTTATTTAACATAGCATCTTTTATTTTATCCCATGCAACAACCTTATCTGCTCTAATCTTTGATAAAAGCAATCCATTTTTTCCATCAACCTCTACTACAAATACATCAATTTTATCACCTATTTTTATGATATCTTCAATATTTTCCGGTTGTGGAAATGCTAATTCATTGATTGGTATAATCCCTTCTGATTTATAGCCAATATCAACAAATACTTCATTATTGTATATACTAATTATTTTGCCTTGTACAATATCACCTTGTTGTATTTCCTTTAAATCGTCACCTAAAAAGTTTTCCATTTGATTCATTTTATGATAAACCTCCTCTATCAACCAATCTGGTGTTGATGCTCCAGCTGTTATTCCTATTGTATTTATGCCTTTATTAAACCAATTATCATTTATTTCATTTACTGTTTCTATATGATACGTATGTTTGTTTTTTTTCAAACAAAGTTCTGCTAATCTTGTAGTGTTCGCACTATTTTTTCCTCCAATAACAATCATCATATCGACTTGATTAGCTAACTCCACTGCAGCCTCTTGCCTCTTTTCAGTAGCATTACAAATTGTGCGCTCAACTTTTACATTTTCTACTCTTTCAATTAAAGAATCCACTATTTTCTGAAATTCTTCGCCTGAAAAAGTAGTTTGTGCCACAACCCCAACCTTATTAAAGAAAACTATATCATTTAACTCGGCTTCATGTTCAATAATAATAGCTCGATTTTTAGACCACTCAAAAATACTTTTCACTTCCGGATGTGATTTTTCACCAACAATAATCACCTGATAGCCTGCTTCCGACAACTCATATGCCGCCATCTGTGCCTTTTTTACATGTGGACAAGTTGCATCTACTAAAGTTAGCCCCTTCTCCTCAGCTTGTTCATAAACCTTTGGTCCTACACCATGCGAGCGAACAATAACAGTTCCTTGTCTTATATCATCAAGGGAGTGAACCATTCCTACTCCTTCATTCGCTAATTTTTCAACCATTTGAGGATTATGGATAATTGGTCCTAACGTATACGCTTTTCCTTCTAAACTAACACTATCTTGCGCTATTTTTACTGCTCTTTTTACGCCATAGCAAAAGCCATGATGTTTCGCTAATATTACTTTCATTATTAAATATCTATAATTATGAATTTAACATTTAATTAAATTCATAATTTCCTCCATAATTTCTTCTGAAAATTTTTGTAGTTGCACCTTATCAGCTTGCTCACCTTCAAAGGTAATTGCTTTCCCATATTTAACCTCAAAAGGCCCAAAAATTTTATTTGTCCCAATTACAGCAGTTGGAATAACCGGAACCCCAGCTTTAATTGCGATTAATGCAACCCCGGGCTCAGCTTTACCGATATTCCCATTTTTACTACGCGTGCCTTCTGGGAATAATCCTAAACATTCTCCATCTTTCAATAGTTGAATAGAGTTCCTAATCGCAGAACGATCTGCTGCACCTCGTTTAACAGGAAAAGCATATAATTTTTTTATTATAGTTCCCAATAAAGGAATTTTAAACAATTCTTCTTTTGCCATAAAATGTACATATCTAGGTACATAGGTTGCAGCTAAAGGAGGATCCCATAAACTCAAATGGTTTGCCGCAATAATAACTCCTCCATGAGTTGGAATATTTTCTATCCCAGATATTTTACAGCGAAAAATTACATTAAATATAAACTTAAATAAACTTTTTAAAAACTTATACATAATTATGCCCTTTCACATAATTTTATTATAGAATCTACAGCTTCATGAATGCTCATATTCGTCGTATCAATTAAAACTGCATCTTTTGCCTGAATAAGTGGAGATATTTCCCGTTCACTATCAGCTTTATCTCGCGCAGCTATTTCTAGCTGCAGCTCCTTTAATCCAATCTCATATCCCTTATTCTTCAACTCTTTCCAACGCCTCATTGCACGTTCTTCAATCGAAGCGGTTAAAAAAACTTTTATTTCAGCATTTGGTAATACATGCGTACAAATATCTCTACCATCCATGACTACGCCACCATTAAGCGCCATATTCTGTTGTAAATTTACCATTTTAGCTCTAACTTCACCTATTTGTGCCACTTTTGATACCAATCCAGTGACCTCCGGCGTGCGTATTTGTTCTGTAATATCAAATTCATCCATAAACACTAAAACTTTATCGTTCCCATATTTTAATTGTAGCTGAATATTTTTTAACACGTCTAAGATTGCAGTCTTAGACGCTCCTTTATCTTCTTTTAAAACTTTCCAAGCTACAGCTCGATACATAGAACCAGTATCGATATATGTATAATTCATCTTTTTTGCAACTAATCGTGCTACGGTACTCTTTCCTGCCCCTGCCGGCCCATCCATTGCGATTACTAATTTCTTCTTATTCATTTTTATCTCCTCATTACTTTTTTAGCTCATTTAAAACAGTATAAAAATTAGGATAAGATATATCCACACAATGCGGAGACTGAATTGTAACACCATGTGCAGCCATGCCTGCGATTGCCAATGCCATTGCAATACGATGATCATGATAAGAGTAGCACTCTGCTTCTTTTAAAGCTGCCTTTCCATGAATAATTAATCCGTCGTCAGTAGCCTGGATCTTTGCTCCCATTTTCGTGAATTCTGCCTCAATTGCTGCTAATCGATCCGTTTCCTTCACTCTCAACTCTCCAGCACCAGAAATAATTGTATCACCTTCAGCAAACATTGCCGCAACAGTAAGAATTGGAATTTCGTCAATTAGCCTTGGCATAATTTCTGCACCAAAAGTGACACCTTTTAATTCTGCTGATCTTACGATAAAATCTGCAACTGGTTCTTTTCCACTCCACTTTTCGTTTACTATCTCAATATTAGCTCCCATATCTTTTAAAACATCTAAAATACCTGTTCTTGTAGGATTAATTCCAATGTTACGAATGATCAATTTACTATTAGGTATAATTGAAGCTGCTACCAGCCAAAAAGCCGCTGAACTTATATCCCCTGGAACGACAATTTCCTCTGGAGACACAAATTTATCTACTTTTTTAATTCCTATAGACGTACCAAACTTTCTTAATTTAACTCCAAACGTTTCAAACATTCTTTCTGTATGATCTCGTGAAGTATAAGGTTCAGTAACAATCGTTTCTCCCTCAGCATACATACCAGCTAATAAAATAGCCGATTTCACTTGTGCACTTGCCATGGGCATAGCATAGTTAATTGCTTGAAGCTTATCCACAGGAATAATTGCAAGTGGCAAGTATTTAGAATCTTCGCGAGAAACAAGCTTTGCTTTCATTTCACTTAAAGGATTAATTACCCTACGCATAGGGCGTTTTCTTAACGATTGATCCCCAGTAAATGTTGAAAAGAAAGGTTGTGCGGCTAAAATTCCCATCATTAAACGTAATGTAGTCCCTGAATTTCCGGCATCTAAAACATCTGATGGCTCTGTTAATCCATGAATACCTTTCCCATAAATGACAATTTCATTTTCATTAATAAAATCAACCTTAACCCCTAACGCTTGTATACATTTCACTGTAGATAAGCAATCTTGGGAGTTCAAAAAATTTTTAATTCTTACCGGTTTATCTCCAAGTGCAGAAAACATAACACTGCGATGAGAAATAGACTTATCTCCTGGAATGAAAAAATCTCCTTTTAATCCTTGTCCCGCTATAATTTTCATTATATCTTTCATCAATTAGCCCTCTCCAGTTCTATAAAAATATATAAAATAATTTAAACATTCCACTGAAATCATCTAGCTAATTTTAAGCTTATAGTACTAGAACGTCTCTATAAATTCTTTAAACATTAGTCTTTCTAATTATCAGATAAAATTACAAATATCTGTTTCTTATTCTACCCAAACTCCTTTTCTTCCTGCTAAAACTATATTTAGTTCATCATTTAATTCTAATTCCCTCCAATTTATCTACAATCGATAAACACATAACAAAGAAATCATTACACATTAGACTTTGTACGCCTATTAGAAAAATCATCAAACATAATGTAGCACGAAATAAAAATTTTTCAATATACTTATCCATTTTTTCATCTCCGATAATTTCATAATGAAAAAGGATAGAATAACTAATTATTCTATCCTACCTTTTATTTATTATAAACAAATTTTAACAGATTAATCTAATCGGCTGCATAAAATCCCGCAACGTAGCCCGTTGAAAATGCGGCCTGTAGATTATAGCCTCCAGTTAAGCCATCAATATCAATTACTTCTCCAGCAAAATATAACCCTTGGATTATTTTAGATTCCATCGTTCGAGGATTTATTTCTTTGATATTTATCCCGCCAGCCGTTACAATCGCCTCACTTACCGGCCGAGTTCCTTTGATTGTTAAGGTCAATCCCATAATCGTTTCAATTAAACGTTGACGTTCTTCTTTTGTCACCTGATTTATCGGTTTTTCAGGATCAAGATAAGCTAAATCCATAATGACAGGAATTAATTTTGCCGGAAGCAATTCTCCTAAAGAATTCTTTATCTGCTTACGAATAAACTTATCAAAGTCTCGCTGAATCCGTTTATTTAATACTTCTTCCGTTAATGCTGGTTTTAAATTAATAACCAGCTCAATAAAATTATCTTTATTCAAATTTTCCGCAACTAACCTACTTAAAGATAAAATAATCGGACCAGATACCCCATAATGAGTGAATAACATCTCCCCAAAATCTTCTCCAGCTTTAATCCCATTCACTAATATGGTCGCCCTTATATTTTTTAACGACAAACCCTGCGCATCTTTTACCCACTCATCTTCAGTTTCTAATGGAACCAAAGAAGGATGAATTTTTATAATACTATGTCCTAATTCTTTTACTAAGGTGTACCCATCTCCAGTCGACCCTGTTCCAGGATACGAAGCTCCACCTGTAGCTAAAATAACTGCATCGACAGGATATATTCCCCCACTTATACTTTTAACCCCAGTTATTTTTCCATCCGCGCTTTGAATTTTACTCACAGCCTGATCAGTAATAATTTCAACACCTAAGCGATTTGCCTCATGCACTAGAGCATTTACAACATCTGCCGCTTTATCACTAACGGGAAACACCCTGCCGCCCCGTTCTACTTTTGTTGGGACATCCAATTGATGAAAAAAATCTACAACATCTTCATTGCTATACTGGCTAAATGCGCTATACAAAAAACTTCCATTTCCAATCATATTTTTTATATACTCTTGCTTACTTGCTGTGTTCGTAATATTGCAACGCCCTTTTCCAGTAATCAATAATTTCTTACCTACTCGCTTCATCTTCTCTAAAACTGTAACGTTTGCCCCAGATCGTGCTGCATAAATCGCGGCAATTAAACCAGCTGCACCGCCACCAATTACAATTACTTTTTTCATTTTTACTACTCCTGTTATCCATTGATAAAATTCTTTAATCGATCAATTTCCTGTTGTGATAAAGTTCTGTATTGGCCGCGTCGTAGCCCTTTTAAGTCCAAATTAGCAAACTCTATTCGTTTCAAGCTTTTCACTGGATGCTTAATTGCTTCACACATTCGCCTTATCTGCCTATTTTTTCCCTCATGAATAATAACTTCAATTTCAGCTGTATTTGTTAAAGCATCCCCATTCAGCAACCGAATTCTTGCTGGTGCAGTGATTCCATCTTCTAAACGAATACCGACTCTTAACAAATCCAACTTCTCTTCCGTTGGTATACCAAAAACTTTTGCAATATACGTTTTATAGATTTTATATTTAGGATGAATCAATTGATTTGTTAGTTCACCATCATTCGTTAATAATAAAACGCCTTCTGTATTATAGTCTAATCGTCCAACAGGATAAACGCGTTGGTCTACCTCAGTTAACAAATCAACGACTGTTTTTCTTCCCCGTTCATCTTTTGCCGTTGTTACAACACCTTTAGGCTTATTTAATAAAATATAAATAGGTTCTTCTAGCGCAATTGGTTTTCCATCTACAAGAACCT
This genomic interval from Selenobaculum gibii contains the following:
- the spoIIP gene encoding stage II sporulation protein P, translated to MKMIKYKNIMLLTVLLLLVTVDVKAENMYYNMVDDSGKIVYTTGWKVRIGDEFITEDNNRYQITSIQGQIAYVKLLEKKDVAQLSHFFVSNFADLLELQRVYAQDNKKIAIYHTHNDEAYVPSDGTESSDSGNGGIIKVGNVFSDALAKEGLEPIHVDTNHVPHDDMAYERSRRTVVQLLKQSPAAIFDIHRDATPPEAYQANINGEDITKIQLVVGKYGPTGKQIEEYALQMKAASDEQYPGLVKGIFFAKGGDYNQDLHPKSMLLEVGSHTNNREAAERGIAMFAAVVPSVIGVTSANNSNIEGKSGVGTPAAGISGSVKSIGWIILFFVIGTAVFLFLSTGSMREAKGKLSNFRRKEFANFWGKKYNKDKEK
- a CDS encoding DUF1614 domain-containing protein — protein: MNFPIGMIALLVIGVLIYFGVAQRLLDRMRLNDRQAVIFIILMIMGSFLEFPLFQGGRIQVSVNVGGAVLPFLLSVWLIFTSDRGIEKIRAIGASIMVALFIFLGSKYFPFEPETMFMDPKIIYGVGAGLIAYLIGRSRRSAFIGGVLGVILSDVVHLITLLRNNIVGTSALGGAGAFDVTIIAGLIAVMTAELVGETREKLQGGHRANNRIHKIQPMYEFSDELTELEQKEKADVVSIDQKRKTSSKLKEQGRRNNEND
- a CDS encoding bifunctional 4-hydroxy-3-methylbut-2-enyl diphosphate reductase/30S ribosomal protein S1, with the translated sequence MKVILAKHHGFCYGVKRAVKIAQDSVSLEGKAYTLGPIIHNPQMVEKLANEGVGMVHSLDDIRQGTVIVRSHGVGPKVYEQAEEKGLTLVDATCPHVKKAQMAAYELSEAGYQVIIVGEKSHPEVKSIFEWSKNRAIIIEHEAELNDIVFFNKVGVVAQTTFSGEEFQKIVDSLIERVENVKVERTICNATEKRQEAAVELANQVDMMIVIGGKNSANTTRLAELCLKKNKHTYHIETVNEINDNWFNKGINTIGITAGASTPDWLIEEVYHKMNQMENFLGDDLKEIQQGDIVQGKIISIYNNEVFVDIGYKSEGIIPINELAFPQPENIEDIIKIGDKIDVFVVEVDGKNGLLLSKIRADKVVAWDKIKDAMLNKTVLELKVLEAVKAGLVLSVFGLRGFVPASQIDLHYIEDLTQYVGNAYSFIIIEVDKDKQKVILSRRSLLEIEKAKKENELFDSLAINQILEGSVKRFVKYGAFIDIGGFDGLLHISDMAWHRVKDPAEIMSIGDIVKVMVTKIDKEAKRISLSLKDIVRDPWLDKVDLIKEGMIVQGKVTKLMDFGAFVKFNGALEGLVRLNELTEKRIHKAEEVVNIGDDLKVKVIQIDRKNKRIGLSLLQVKQDAEREEFKKYIQHQEAVNDTLGDKFGHLFKNFSD
- a CDS encoding lysophospholipid acyltransferase family protein, which encodes MYKFLKSLFKFIFNVIFRCKISGIENIPTHGGVIIAANHLSLWDPPLAATYVPRYVHFMAKEELFKIPLLGTIIKKLYAFPVKRGAADRSAIRNSIQLLKDGECLGLFPEGTRSKNGNIGKAEPGVALIAIKAGVPVIPTAVIGTNKIFGPFEVKYGKAITFEGEQADKVQLQKFSEEIMEEIMNLIKC
- the cmk gene encoding (d)CMP kinase translates to MNKKKLVIAMDGPAGAGKSTVARLVAKKMNYTYIDTGSMYRAVAWKVLKEDKGASKTAILDVLKNIQLQLKYGNDKVLVFMDEFDITEQIRTPEVTGLVSKVAQIGEVRAKMVNLQQNMALNGGVVMDGRDICTHVLPNAEIKVFLTASIEERAMRRWKELKNKGYEIGLKELQLEIAARDKADSEREISPLIQAKDAVLIDTTNMSIHEAVDSIIKLCERA
- the aroA gene encoding 3-phosphoshikimate 1-carboxyvinyltransferase; the protein is MKDIMKIIAGQGLKGDFFIPGDKSISHRSVMFSALGDKPVRIKNFLNSQDCLSTVKCIQALGVKVDFINENEIVIYGKGIHGLTEPSDVLDAGNSGTTLRLMMGILAAQPFFSTFTGDQSLRKRPMRRVINPLSEMKAKLVSREDSKYLPLAIIPVDKLQAINYAMPMASAQVKSAILLAGMYAEGETIVTEPYTSRDHTERMFETFGVKLRKFGTSIGIKKVDKFVSPEEIVVPGDISSAAFWLVAASIIPNSKLIIRNIGINPTRTGILDVLKDMGANIEIVNEKWSGKEPVADFIVRSAELKGVTFGAEIMPRLIDEIPILTVAAMFAEGDTIISGAGELRVKETDRLAAIEAEFTKMGAKIQATDDGLIIHGKAALKEAECYSYHDHRIAMALAIAGMAAHGVTIQSPHCVDISYPNFYTVLNELKK
- a CDS encoding BaiN/RdsA family NAD(P)/FAD-dependent oxidoreductase, giving the protein MKKVIVIGGGAAGLIAAIYAARSGANVTVLEKMKRVGKKLLITGKGRCNITNTASKQEYIKNMIGNGSFLYSAFSQYSNEDVVDFFHQLDVPTKVERGGRVFPVSDKAADVVNALVHEANRLGVEIITDQAVSKIQSADGKITGVKSISGGIYPVDAVILATGGASYPGTGSTGDGYTLVKELGHSIIKIHPSLVPLETEDEWVKDAQGLSLKNIRATILVNGIKAGEDFGEMLFTHYGVSGPIILSLSRLVAENLNKDNFIELVINLKPALTEEVLNKRIQRDFDKFIRKQIKNSLGELLPAKLIPVIMDLAYLDPEKPINQVTKEERQRLIETIMGLTLTIKGTRPVSEAIVTAGGINIKEINPRTMESKIIQGLYFAGEVIDIDGLTGGYNLQAAFSTGYVAGFYAAD
- a CDS encoding pseudouridine synthase, which gives rise to MLERLQKVMSQAGVASRREAEKLILAGRVSVNGKIIMELGTKVDIKKDKVLVDGKPIALEEPIYILLNKPKGVVTTAKDERGRKTVVDLLTEVDQRVYPVGRLDYNTEGVLLLTNDGELTNQLIHPKYKIYKTYIAKVFGIPTEEKLDLLRVGIRLEDGITAPARIRLLNGDALTNTAEIEVIIHEGKNRQIRRMCEAIKHPVKSLKRIEFANLDLKGLRRGQYRTLSQQEIDRLKNFING